One Streptosporangium becharense genomic window, CACCCGGCCCCGGGCCGAGAAGTCCCGGGCACCGGGGTGGTGTCGGAAGGATTCGCGCGTCAGGCGCTCTCTCCGGACGTCCCGGAACCCTCTCCGGACGTCCCGGAACCGGCCAGTTCGGCCTTCAACGCGGCGGGGGTGGTGACGGGCATCCTGCAGGTGAAACCGCGGCAGACGTACGCGGCCGGCTCGCCGCCCACCAGGCCGCGTCCGGCCAGCAGCGGCACCTCCTCCGCGCCGGGCTCGCCGAGCGCCACGACCAGGCCGGGGACCGGAGAGAGCAGTGCGGCCCGGTGCAGGGCCGCCGTCGCGGGATCGCCCGCCGGGCCCACCACCGCGACCTCGACCGGGCCGGAGACGGCGGCCTGGGCGACGGCCAGGCCCCATCCGGCGAACCGCGCGTGCTTGTCGGCCAGGACCGTCACCGTGCCGAGGGCGGCCTCGGCCGCCTCCCGGTGCCGGGCCGAGCCGGTCAGCGCCGCGTACGACAGCAGTGCCCCCGCGGCGGCGAACTGGCCCGAGGGGGTGGCGTTGTCGGTGGGGTCCTGCGGGCGCTGGAAGAGCCGCTCGGCGTCGTCCGCGGTGTCGAAGAACCCGCCCGAGCCGTCGGCGAAGCGGGTCAGCACGGTCTCCAGCAGTGCCCCGGCCCGGTGGAACCAGCGAACCTCGCCCGTCACCCCGTAGAGGGCGAGCAGGCCCTCCGCCAGGTCGGCGTAGTCTTCCAGGACGCCCGCGTTGGAGCCGGCCCGGCCGTCGCGGGACGTGCGCAGCAGCCGGTCACCGTCCAGGTGGACCTCCTCCAGCAGCACCGCCGCCGCCCGCGCGGCCGCCACCAGGTCGGGCCGGTCGAACAGGGCACCCGTCTCGGCGAGGGCGGCGACGGCCAGGCCGTTCCAGGCGGCCACCACCTTGTCGTCACGGCCGGGACGCACCCGCCGGGCACGCGCCGCCAGCAGCGCCGAGCGCACCCGGGCGAACCGCTCGGCCTCGTCCGGGTCGTCCAGGAGCTGGAGCACCGACGTGCCGTGCTCGAACGTCCCGGTCACCTCGAACAGGGAGACCGCCCAGGCGCCGTCCTCCTCGCCGAGGACCTCGCGGACCTCCTCGGGGGTCCAGACGTAGAACTTGCCCTCCACGCCCTCGCTGTCGGCGTCCAGAGCCGAGGCGAAGCCCCCCTCGGGGGTGCGCATCTCGGCCAGCAGCCAGTCGGCCGTCTCCAGCGCGATCCGGCGGGCCAGGACGGAGCCGGTGGCCCGCCACCAGTGCGCGTAGACCCGCAGCAGCAGCGCGTTGTCGTAGAGCATCTTCTCGAAGTGCGGCACCACCCAGTCCGCGTCCACGCTGTAGCGGGCGAAACCGCCGCCGAGCTGGTCGTACAGGCCGCCCCTGGCCATGGCCTCCAGCGTCCGCTCCGCCATCGTCGTCGCCGTGGCCACGGTCGTCCGCCCTTCCCGGCCGTCGCCGTCGCGGGCACCAGCCCCGGCGGCGGCGTGCCTCAGCAGGAACTCCAGCGCCATCGACGGCGGGAACTTGGGTGCTCCGCCGAAACCGCCGCGCACCGGATCGAAGGACTCCGACAGGCCCCGTACCGCCCGCGCGAGCGTGTCCGGCGTGGGCACCGGCCCGGACGGCAGCGCCGCGCGCTCCGTCAACGCCTCCACGATCTTGGAGCCCTGCTCCAGGACCGCCTGCCGGTCACCGTTCCAGGCGTTGGACACGCCGGCCAGCAGCCGCTGGAACTGTGGCCGGGGGAAGTACGTACCGGTGTAGAACGGGTGTCCCCCGGGGGTGGCGAAGACCGTCATCGGCCACCCGCCGTGGCCGGTCATGGCCTGGGTCGCGGCCATGTAGACCGCGTCGACGTCGGGACGCTCCTCGCGGTCGACCTTCACGTTGACGAAGTGCGCATTCATCAGCGCGGCCGTGCCCTCGTCCTCGAACGACTCGTGGGCCATCACGTGACACCAGTGACAGGCCGAGTAGCCGACGGAGATCAGCAGCGGTACGTCCCGCCGCCGGGCCTCGGCGAACGCCTCCTCACCCCACTCGAACCACTCGACGGGGTTGTCGGCGTGCTGGAGCAGGTAGGGACTC contains:
- a CDS encoding thioredoxin domain-containing protein; the encoded protein is MNRLKDATSPYLLQHADNPVEWFEWGEEAFAEARRRDVPLLISVGYSACHWCHVMAHESFEDEGTAALMNAHFVNVKVDREERPDVDAVYMAATQAMTGHGGWPMTVFATPGGHPFYTGTYFPRPQFQRLLAGVSNAWNGDRQAVLEQGSKIVEALTERAALPSGPVPTPDTLARAVRGLSESFDPVRGGFGGAPKFPPSMALEFLLRHAAAGAGARDGDGREGRTTVATATTMAERTLEAMARGGLYDQLGGGFARYSVDADWVVPHFEKMLYDNALLLRVYAHWWRATGSVLARRIALETADWLLAEMRTPEGGFASALDADSEGVEGKFYVWTPEEVREVLGEEDGAWAVSLFEVTGTFEHGTSVLQLLDDPDEAERFARVRSALLAARARRVRPGRDDKVVAAWNGLAVAALAETGALFDRPDLVAAARAAAVLLEEVHLDGDRLLRTSRDGRAGSNAGVLEDYADLAEGLLALYGVTGEVRWFHRAGALLETVLTRFADGSGGFFDTADDAERLFQRPQDPTDNATPSGQFAAAGALLSYAALTGSARHREAAEAALGTVTVLADKHARFAGWGLAVAQAAVSGPVEVAVVGPAGDPATAALHRAALLSPVPGLVVALGEPGAEEVPLLAGRGLVGGEPAAYVCRGFTCRMPVTTPAALKAELAGSGTSGEGSGTSGESA